The Rhodococcus triatomae genome includes a window with the following:
- a CDS encoding MCE family protein → MKIQRRQLVRLAMFCAIGLGCGVLMANTLSVPVRGSSERYALEFTDVEGLTPGNPVTMAGVRVGRVDSIEFTGSEGGRAIALVGIEVEADHPLPADVTAAVRYGDMLGARFVSLAGGGDAAEPIEPGALIPLSRTTPPTDLTALMNGFRPLFDALEPDQVNTLTRSFVETFSGQGQAVADLLAHIAEMSSGLVAQQEIFSQLVGNMAQLLSSVDSRQPELERFLTGLGALSSTVLGDNDQLIALLDEGNSVVTTLAGSMARTNGEFSRSVTDLKSVTDTWIAHTEEFDRFVANLPQFADGVNRIGSYGGFISLYLCNFTLKAGELEANIFGPTHSPVCS, encoded by the coding sequence ATGAAGATCCAGCGCCGCCAACTCGTGAGGTTGGCGATGTTCTGTGCGATCGGGCTCGGATGCGGTGTCCTGATGGCGAATACGCTGTCCGTCCCGGTTCGCGGTTCCAGCGAACGGTACGCACTCGAGTTCACCGACGTCGAAGGCCTCACCCCGGGCAACCCGGTCACCATGGCCGGCGTCCGCGTCGGCCGGGTGGATTCGATCGAGTTCACCGGAAGTGAGGGCGGCCGGGCAATCGCGCTGGTCGGGATCGAGGTCGAGGCGGATCATCCGCTTCCCGCGGACGTCACCGCCGCGGTCAGGTACGGCGACATGCTCGGTGCCCGGTTCGTCTCGCTCGCCGGCGGAGGCGACGCCGCGGAGCCGATCGAGCCCGGTGCGCTGATTCCGCTCAGCCGGACGACACCGCCCACCGACCTCACCGCGTTGATGAACGGCTTCAGGCCGCTCTTCGACGCGCTCGAGCCCGACCAGGTGAACACGCTCACGCGGAGTTTCGTCGAGACGTTCAGCGGGCAGGGCCAGGCGGTGGCGGACCTGCTCGCCCACATCGCCGAGATGAGTTCCGGCCTCGTCGCCCAGCAGGAGATCTTCTCCCAACTGGTGGGCAACATGGCGCAGCTGCTGAGCTCGGTGGACTCGCGGCAGCCCGAGCTCGAACGGTTCCTCACCGGCCTCGGCGCACTCAGTTCCACCGTGCTCGGCGACAACGATCAGCTCATCGCTCTTCTCGACGAGGGGAACTCGGTCGTGACGACACTCGCCGGGTCGATGGCCAGGACCAACGGAGAGTTCTCCCGCTCGGTGACGGACCTGAAGTCGGTCACCGACACCTGGATCGCGCACACCGAGGAATTCGACCGATTCGTCGCGAATCTGCCGCAGTTCGCCGACGGGGTCAACCGGATCGGCAGCTACGGCGGCTTCATCAGCTTGTACCTGTGCAACTTCACACTGAAAGCAGGGGAATTGGAAGCGAACATCTTCGGCCCGACGCACTCGCCGGTGTGCTCATGA
- a CDS encoding MCE family protein: MFLVKLIDVFVGIMLFLFKGERRAGSATPLVLGTLGIVLLVAGLGIAIGIPKGWYLMRTSPYVAEMTNASGLSSGDPVYVAGVPAGRVENIGLAGDHVRIDFRLDNGQPLGNQTTATVRLKTVLGKRYLEVVPAGVVLEGENLIPRSRTTVPYSLDEVSADATDAADNVDLDSVKAMMSTLSQVMPEDSEQLGAALAGISGASAAFAQNGEQMDQLLVMSRTLSDLMVAQTDSLMTTAANAQSIVRTLAVRKEALTQLIDHLTTITATLAQSFTRNEEVFGQMVTNLVHVTDTLKRNVEQIDLLLTRLPSSLRKVTDATGNGTWADVTAPAAVLPDNLLCAIGVMGGCR, from the coding sequence ATGTTCCTGGTCAAGCTCATCGACGTCTTCGTGGGCATCATGCTGTTCCTGTTCAAGGGGGAACGCCGCGCGGGTTCGGCGACCCCTCTCGTTCTCGGCACTCTCGGAATCGTGCTCCTCGTCGCGGGCCTCGGCATCGCGATCGGAATCCCCAAGGGGTGGTATCTGATGCGGACCAGCCCCTACGTCGCCGAGATGACGAATGCCAGCGGGCTGTCGAGTGGCGATCCGGTGTATGTAGCGGGTGTTCCCGCCGGACGGGTCGAGAACATCGGGCTCGCCGGCGATCACGTCCGCATCGACTTCCGACTCGACAACGGTCAACCGCTGGGCAACCAGACGACGGCGACGGTGCGCCTGAAGACGGTGCTCGGGAAGCGCTACCTGGAGGTCGTCCCTGCCGGGGTCGTGCTCGAGGGGGAGAATCTGATCCCGCGCTCGCGCACGACGGTCCCGTACAGCCTCGACGAAGTCAGTGCCGATGCGACCGACGCAGCCGACAATGTCGATCTCGACTCGGTGAAGGCGATGATGTCCACCCTGTCCCAGGTGATGCCGGAGGATTCGGAACAGTTGGGCGCCGCTCTCGCCGGAATCAGCGGTGCCTCGGCGGCTTTCGCGCAGAACGGCGAACAGATGGATCAGCTGTTGGTGATGTCGCGGACCCTGTCCGATCTCATGGTGGCTCAGACGGACTCCCTGATGACCACCGCCGCGAACGCGCAGTCGATCGTCCGGACTCTCGCGGTGCGCAAGGAGGCACTGACCCAGTTGATCGACCACCTCACCACGATCACCGCGACACTCGCGCAGTCCTTCACCCGGAACGAGGAGGTGTTCGGGCAGATGGTCACCAACCTCGTCCACGTCACCGACACACTGAAACGTAATGTCGAGCAGATAGATCTACTCCTGACCAGGCTGCCGTCGTCGTTGCGCAAGG